In Polynucleobacter sp. AP-Ainpum-60-G11, one DNA window encodes the following:
- a CDS encoding M48 family metallopeptidase has product MSFRILWVLALLALLSACASTTRPGAVGVNRSQFMMASSEDVNRLSAASYNEQNQKAKEKNILLTSGPTYDRLKFIANRLIPQTEAFRDDTRQWDWRLTLIDAPVLNATCAPGGKITFYTGIIEQLNLNDDEIAAIMGHEIAHALREHGRERVSQAAAQNVLVNIAMAVAGPYGSAVNAANQVAQYAIVLPNSRENESEADAIGLELAARAGYNPMGAISVWQKMLKATKDKSSPEFLSTHPSGETRIEQLTALMPAVEPLYKAAPKPPPTKRL; this is encoded by the coding sequence TTGAGCTTTCGTATTCTATGGGTCCTTGCCCTCTTAGCACTGCTCTCAGCATGTGCTAGCACTACTCGCCCTGGAGCAGTGGGCGTCAACCGCTCCCAATTCATGATGGCATCCTCTGAGGATGTCAATCGCCTTTCAGCAGCCAGCTATAACGAGCAAAACCAAAAAGCAAAGGAAAAAAATATATTGCTTACGTCTGGACCTACTTATGATCGCTTGAAGTTTATAGCGAATAGGTTGATTCCACAGACCGAGGCTTTTCGTGATGACACCAGGCAGTGGGATTGGCGTCTTACCCTCATAGATGCTCCCGTACTGAATGCTACCTGCGCACCCGGAGGAAAGATCACCTTCTATACGGGAATTATTGAACAACTCAATCTGAATGATGATGAAATTGCTGCCATCATGGGTCACGAAATCGCTCATGCATTGCGAGAGCATGGTAGAGAACGAGTATCTCAAGCTGCAGCGCAAAATGTATTGGTCAATATTGCTATGGCTGTAGCTGGGCCCTATGGTTCCGCTGTGAACGCAGCCAATCAAGTGGCGCAATACGCTATTGTTTTACCAAACTCCAGGGAGAACGAGTCAGAGGCTGATGCAATCGGTTTGGAGCTAGCCGCAAGAGCGGGCTATAACCCCATGGGCGCTATTAGTGTTTGGCAAAAGATGCTGAAGGCAACTAAAGACAAAAGCTCTCCAGAGTTCTTATCAACCCACCCTTCTGGTGAAACCCGCATTGAGCAGTTAACGGCTCTTATGCCTGCAGTGGAGCCTTTGTATAAAGCTGCGCCTAAACCGCCGCCCACAAAGAGGCTTTAA
- the hyi gene encoding hydroxypyruvate isomerase: MPRFAANLTMLFNEVPFLERFALAKTGGFKAVEFLFPYDFDVQAIKSALDNNALKLALHNLPAGDWNAGERGIACLPDRVTEFRAGVAKAIECATILGVPQLNCLAGKAPSGADPIALYDTFVGNLQYAASELKKVGLKLLIEPINTFDIPSFYLSKTEQGIAILDAVAADNAFLQYDIYHAQRMEGELANTIQKYFSRIAHIQLADNPGRNEPGTGEINYEYLFGLLDRLGYAGYIGCEYKPLKTTEAGLGWMNQYEQE; encoded by the coding sequence ATGCCCCGTTTTGCCGCCAACCTCACCATGCTTTTCAATGAAGTTCCATTCTTGGAGCGTTTTGCGCTTGCCAAGACGGGCGGGTTTAAAGCCGTTGAATTTCTTTTTCCTTACGATTTTGATGTGCAAGCAATTAAATCCGCTTTAGATAACAACGCGCTAAAGCTAGCGCTCCACAATCTACCAGCTGGTGATTGGAATGCCGGTGAGCGTGGAATTGCCTGCTTACCTGATCGTGTGACTGAGTTCCGCGCTGGGGTTGCTAAAGCCATTGAGTGCGCCACGATACTTGGGGTACCTCAATTAAATTGTCTGGCTGGTAAAGCACCATCAGGAGCAGATCCAATAGCTCTCTATGACACCTTTGTTGGCAATCTTCAATATGCGGCGAGCGAACTCAAAAAGGTAGGACTAAAACTGCTGATAGAGCCTATCAATACCTTTGATATTCCTAGTTTTTATTTATCTAAGACGGAGCAGGGCATTGCCATCTTAGATGCAGTTGCTGCAGATAACGCTTTTTTACAATACGACATTTACCATGCACAACGTATGGAAGGCGAATTGGCTAACACCATTCAAAAGTATTTCAGCAGGATTGCGCATATTCAATTGGCTGATAACCCAGGGCGCAATGAGCCGGGTACCGGGGAAATCAATTACGAATATCTGTTTGGACTGTTAGATCGCCTTGGATATGCTGGATATATCGGCTGCGAATATAAACCCCTTAAGACTACTGAAGCTGGTCTTGGGTGGATGAATCAATACGAACAAGAATAA